One Thiocapsa bogorovii DNA segment encodes these proteins:
- a CDS encoding transglycosylase SLT domain-containing protein, giving the protein MSVELIDASGRKHVRSVDTAVLIGRGADCAIKIQHSLVSRHHLALYPEGGRWWVRDLQSSNGTWVAGQSIDKLPVAGTTRVQLGIDGPVIQLTPPTPPPVEGQPDSIQDVSRRYFDRNATGVAGEHTMMIRQAYKDVKRRHRRIYISLLAGLAVLLSIMGGVVLFQYSQLEKTKQLAKETFYEMKELELHIADLEADIQRDASASVKAQIAESKRLLAGMRERYDDFVEEVQASRIVQLSSEDEIILHIARVFGETELDLPDDFVAEVKKYVRKWQATPRLERAIRRLHENGYAPTIYRELVAQDLPPQFMYLALQESSFRHDAVGPPTRYGRAKGMWQFIPDTAKRYGLTPGPLQNTGQYDPDDDRHNVAKATNAAARYLKYIYRTDAQASGLLVMASYNWGEGNIIKRLRKMPKNPRERNFWKLLRDHKIPDETYNYVFYIFSAAVIGENPRLFGFDFDNPLLGLGAAPGPRIRTEDLGLASKNVAH; this is encoded by the coding sequence TTGAGCGTCGAGTTGATAGACGCATCGGGTAGAAAGCACGTGCGAAGCGTCGATACCGCGGTGCTGATCGGACGTGGAGCGGACTGCGCGATCAAGATTCAGCACTCCCTGGTCAGCCGTCACCACCTGGCGCTTTATCCGGAAGGGGGGCGCTGGTGGGTCCGGGATCTTCAGAGCAGCAACGGCACCTGGGTGGCCGGGCAAAGCATCGACAAGCTGCCGGTGGCCGGCACGACCAGGGTGCAGCTCGGCATCGATGGGCCGGTGATCCAGCTAACCCCGCCCACGCCTCCCCCCGTCGAAGGGCAGCCCGACTCCATCCAAGATGTCTCCCGGCGTTACTTCGACCGGAACGCGACGGGCGTCGCCGGCGAGCACACCATGATGATCAGGCAGGCTTACAAGGATGTGAAGCGCCGGCATCGGCGTATCTACATCTCGCTGCTAGCCGGTCTGGCAGTGTTGCTGTCGATCATGGGCGGGGTGGTCCTGTTCCAGTACAGCCAGTTGGAGAAAACCAAGCAGCTTGCCAAAGAGACCTTCTATGAAATGAAGGAACTTGAGCTGCACATCGCCGACCTGGAGGCGGATATCCAGCGCGATGCATCGGCCTCTGTTAAGGCTCAGATCGCCGAGTCGAAGCGATTATTGGCCGGTATGCGGGAGCGCTATGATGACTTTGTCGAGGAGGTGCAGGCGAGCCGGATCGTCCAACTGAGCTCGGAAGACGAGATCATCCTGCACATAGCCCGCGTGTTTGGCGAGACCGAACTGGACCTACCCGACGATTTTGTCGCGGAAGTCAAGAAGTATGTCCGCAAATGGCAAGCCACTCCGCGTCTGGAGCGTGCCATCCGCCGTCTGCATGAAAACGGTTACGCGCCGACGATCTACCGTGAACTCGTCGCTCAGGATCTCCCGCCGCAATTCATGTATCTCGCGCTGCAGGAGTCCAGCTTTCGTCACGATGCCGTCGGTCCGCCCACCCGCTACGGACGTGCCAAAGGCATGTGGCAATTCATTCCTGATACCGCGAAACGTTATGGTCTTACGCCGGGGCCGTTGCAGAACACCGGCCAATACGATCCGGACGACGACCGGCACAACGTCGCCAAAGCGACCAATGCGGCCGCGCGCTACCTGAAATACATCTACAGAACCGACGCCCAGGCATCCGGGCTGCTCGTCATGGCTTCTTACAACTGGGGTGAAGGGAACATCATCAAGCGCCTTCGGAAGATGCCGAAGAATCCACGCGAGCGCAACTTCTGGAAGTTGCTGCGGGACCATAAGATTCCGGACGAGACCTATAACTACGTCTTCTATATCTTCTCCGCTGCAGTCATCGGCGAAAACCCTCGGTTGTTCGGCTTCGATTTCGACAACCCGCTGTTGGGCCTCGGAGCAGCGCCGGGGCCGCGCATCCGCACTGAAGATCTGGGTCTCGCCAGCAAAAACGTCGCGCACTGA